From Pedobacter indicus, a single genomic window includes:
- a CDS encoding AraC family transcriptional regulator yields the protein MTRNFVRKSSIPESKVFLIKKLDAPYFDPTFHFHPEYQLFLVLKGKGMRVIGDTIKPFKEGDLIFTGPNLPHVWRNENRYFEDDSTSQTSGIVIYFQEDFLDNSIRRKEELNIISCLFEKAKRGLEVLGDTRDKVSKMMQNLLYMDGFQSILQLLEIFHTIAVSSSVRLLTRLDYVPVAKKSSTDRMNIVYEYVMKNYNHKIELNEVAERVNMTPTSFSRYFKTHVNKSFSDFVKEIRINHACKMLQEEELNISQVAYECGYNTLSNFNKQFREVTSQTPLFYKKTFHDLNIDAYGNF from the coding sequence ATGACTAGGAACTTTGTTAGGAAATCATCTATACCTGAGTCAAAAGTTTTTTTAATTAAAAAACTTGATGCACCTTATTTTGACCCAACCTTTCATTTTCATCCGGAATACCAGCTTTTTTTGGTATTGAAAGGAAAGGGTATGCGGGTTATCGGTGACACGATAAAGCCTTTTAAAGAGGGAGATCTGATCTTCACGGGTCCGAATCTCCCTCATGTTTGGCGAAATGAGAACCGTTATTTTGAGGACGATAGTACAAGCCAAACATCGGGAATCGTCATCTACTTCCAAGAAGATTTTTTAGATAATTCGATCAGAAGAAAAGAAGAGCTGAATATCATCAGTTGTTTATTTGAAAAAGCGAAGCGCGGGTTAGAAGTATTGGGAGATACGAGAGACAAAGTTAGCAAGATGATGCAGAACCTGTTGTATATGGACGGGTTTCAAAGTATTCTACAGTTATTGGAAATTTTTCATACCATTGCGGTATCATCTAGTGTCCGACTTTTAACCCGGCTGGACTATGTGCCGGTAGCTAAAAAGTCTTCTACCGACCGGATGAACATCGTCTACGAATACGTAATGAAAAATTATAACCACAAAATCGAACTCAACGAAGTAGCTGAGCGGGTTAATATGACGCCCACCTCCTTTAGCCGTTATTTTAAAACGCACGTCAACAAGTCTTTTTCCGATTTCGTGAAGGAAATCCGAATCAATCATGCTTGCAAAATGCTTCAGGAAGAAGAACTGAACATCAGTCAGGTTGCATACGAATGCGGATACAATACATTGTCTAATTTTAATAAGCAGTTTCGGGAAGTTACCAGTCAGACCCCACTATTCTATAAAAAAACATTTCATGATTTGAATATCGACGCTTATGGCAATTTTTAA
- the xylA gene encoding xylose isomerase: protein MSNVLIGNQEFFKGIGKIAYEGPKSDNPLAYRWYDENRIIQGKTMKEHLRFAVAYWHSFNANGSDPFGGPTLFFPWDKSDDVIQRAKDKMDAAFEFFTKIGLPYYCFHDVDVVDYGNDVVENEKRLATLVEYAKAKQKASGIKLLWGTANLFSHERYMNGAATNPDFHVLTHAAAQIKAALDATIALGGENYVFWGGREGYMSLLNTNMKREKENLAKLLHLSKDYARSQGFKGTFFIEPKPCEPTKHQYDYDASTVHGFLQEFDLLGDFKLNLEVNHATLAGHTFQHELQVAADAGLLGSIDANRGDYQNGWDTDQFPNNINEVAECMLIILEAGGFAGGGINFDAKIRRNSTDPADLFYAHIGGADTFARALTVADDILQHSDYKKIRADRYSSYDHGKGKEFRDGNLDLTALRDLAVSLGEPKAISGKQEFLENLINRYI, encoded by the coding sequence ATGTCAAATGTATTAATCGGTAACCAGGAATTTTTTAAAGGAATCGGCAAAATCGCCTACGAAGGTCCCAAATCGGACAACCCCCTAGCCTATCGTTGGTATGACGAAAACCGCATCATCCAAGGGAAAACCATGAAAGAGCATTTACGCTTCGCTGTGGCCTACTGGCATTCATTCAACGCGAACGGGAGTGATCCGTTTGGGGGGCCAACTCTTTTCTTTCCCTGGGATAAGAGTGATGACGTGATTCAACGGGCGAAAGATAAAATGGATGCTGCGTTCGAGTTTTTCACTAAAATTGGCCTGCCTTACTATTGCTTCCACGACGTGGATGTCGTGGATTACGGAAATGATGTCGTAGAAAACGAAAAGCGACTGGCAACCTTGGTAGAATACGCTAAGGCAAAACAAAAGGCCTCGGGAATCAAGTTGCTGTGGGGAACGGCTAATCTTTTCAGTCACGAACGCTATATGAACGGAGCTGCTACTAATCCGGACTTCCATGTTTTAACACATGCAGCTGCACAGATTAAAGCAGCCTTGGATGCTACGATCGCGCTCGGTGGAGAAAATTATGTTTTCTGGGGTGGCCGAGAGGGCTATATGTCGCTTCTGAACACCAACATGAAGCGAGAAAAAGAAAATTTAGCAAAACTACTGCATTTGTCGAAAGATTATGCCCGAAGCCAAGGGTTTAAAGGGACATTCTTTATCGAGCCTAAACCTTGCGAGCCTACGAAGCATCAATATGATTATGACGCTTCAACCGTGCATGGTTTTCTACAGGAGTTTGATCTGCTAGGTGACTTTAAGTTGAATCTGGAAGTTAATCATGCGACACTTGCTGGCCATACGTTTCAGCATGAACTGCAAGTAGCGGCAGATGCTGGACTTTTGGGGTCGATCGATGCAAATCGCGGAGATTACCAAAATGGTTGGGATACAGATCAGTTCCCGAACAATATCAATGAAGTAGCTGAATGTATGTTAATCATTCTGGAAGCTGGTGGCTTTGCAGGAGGTGGAATTAACTTTGATGCCAAGATCAGACGTAATTCAACTGACCCGGCAGATTTGTTCTATGCGCATATCGGCGGCGCGGATACCTTTGCGCGGGCACTCACCGTTGCAGATGATATCTTACAGCATTCAGATTATAAGAAGATAAGGGCGGATCGCTATAGCAGCTACGACCATGGAAAAGGCAAAGAATTTCGTGACGGAAACCTCGACCTGACTGCACTAAGGGACTTGGCGGTATCGTTAGGTGAGCCCAAAGCAATCAGTGGCAAACAAGAGTTTTTGGAAAATCTGATTAATCGGTATATTTAA
- a CDS encoding xylulokinase, protein MLLLGIDVGTSSIKVSVVDAQSQQAIASAQYPEDTENKVISVRAGYAEQDPDMWWEHTQLAIAKVLQHRAVRPEEITAIGIAYQMHGLVVIDEERNPLRNSIIWCDSRAVDLGEEAFQHIGNKKSLDRLLNSPGNFTAAKWAWVKQNEPAVYKKAYKIMLPGDFIALKLTGDATTSISALSEGVFWDFRSNSLSTDIMEYFGFDEGVFPELRPLFGEHGFLQSSVARKLNLKPGIPVTYKSGDQPNNALSLNVLRPGEVAATAGTSGVIFAVSDQLISDKESRINTFAHVNYTKEDIRTGVLLCINGTGILNSWVKQNMGQGLGYDEINKIAQSVPPGSEGLSILPFGNGAERIFNNRIIGSHFLNLDFNHHHRAHVFRAAQEGIAFAFRYGLDILRENGMNPSVIRAGIANMFQSELFTQIFANVTNTPVELYNNDGSIGAALGAGIGNHTFASPDEAFEKMKVHSTIVPQTDHPYEEFYSTWRELLLEKFMQIKK, encoded by the coding sequence ATGCTTTTACTCGGAATCGATGTGGGAACATCGTCAATCAAAGTATCGGTCGTAGATGCACAGAGCCAACAGGCAATTGCCAGTGCCCAGTATCCTGAAGACACGGAAAACAAAGTGATATCTGTACGCGCGGGCTATGCTGAACAGGATCCGGACATGTGGTGGGAACATACGCAATTGGCTATTGCCAAAGTGCTGCAACATCGTGCTGTCCGACCTGAAGAGATTACGGCTATTGGAATTGCCTATCAGATGCACGGTTTGGTGGTGATCGACGAAGAAAGAAATCCCTTGCGGAACTCGATCATCTGGTGTGATAGCCGTGCGGTTGATCTAGGTGAAGAGGCCTTCCAACACATTGGGAATAAAAAATCATTAGACCGACTACTCAATTCTCCCGGAAACTTCACCGCAGCCAAATGGGCATGGGTAAAGCAGAATGAGCCAGCGGTTTATAAAAAGGCATATAAAATCATGCTACCAGGTGATTTTATAGCGCTGAAATTAACTGGTGATGCGACAACAAGTATCTCAGCGCTGTCTGAAGGTGTCTTTTGGGATTTCCGTTCCAACTCGCTGTCAACCGATATTATGGAGTATTTCGGGTTTGACGAAGGCGTATTCCCTGAATTAAGACCACTTTTTGGAGAGCATGGCTTCCTACAATCATCCGTGGCTCGGAAACTCAACCTAAAACCGGGGATACCGGTCACATATAAATCAGGTGATCAACCCAATAATGCGTTATCACTAAATGTTTTGCGCCCTGGCGAGGTAGCAGCTACGGCGGGGACTTCAGGTGTGATCTTCGCGGTAAGCGACCAGCTAATAAGCGACAAAGAATCACGTATAAACACCTTTGCCCACGTTAATTATACGAAAGAGGATATTCGTACCGGGGTGCTGTTGTGCATCAATGGCACCGGGATTTTAAACAGTTGGGTAAAACAAAATATGGGTCAGGGGCTTGGTTACGACGAAATCAACAAGATCGCCCAATCGGTTCCCCCGGGTAGCGAAGGACTGAGCATCCTGCCATTCGGTAACGGCGCTGAACGTATTTTCAATAACCGGATTATCGGCTCCCATTTTTTGAATCTCGACTTTAATCATCATCATCGTGCACATGTATTTCGTGCCGCGCAAGAGGGAATCGCATTTGCTTTTCGGTATGGTCTTGATATTCTCCGGGAAAACGGAATGAACCCATCGGTTATTCGAGCGGGTATCGCGAATATGTTTCAGAGTGAGCTATTTACGCAGATTTTCGCAAATGTGACGAACACGCCAGTGGAGCTTTACAATAACGATGGCAGTATCGGTGCTGCTCTTGGCGCTGGAATCGGAAATCATACGTTTGCTTCACCCGACGAAGCTTTCGAAAAGATGAAAGTACATAGCACCATTGTTCCGCAAACGGATCACCCTTATGAAGAATTTTACAGTACATGGCGTGAACTGCTGTTGGAAAAGTTCATGCAAATAAAAAAATAG
- a CDS encoding LacI family DNA-binding transcriptional regulator: MKKTTILDIARELNISFSTVSRALNDHKAISEPTKKAVREAADRMGYQPNKIASSLRSGKSKTVGVLVPRLDVSFFSSVVHGIEAVMNENGYSILLYQSQEQYNKEKQGIDTFLNSQVEGIIASISLETDTSDAFGAVIKHNMPLAFFDRVLPDLEVPSVTINDYQGGFIATEHLIKKGCKRIVHINQYRNVNIFNERLRGYLDALKHYGLPVDDDLIIKGDFSLDFGRQCVRELISRKIDFDAVFTLEDFTAMGVVQQLKEYSIRIPEDVAVVGFANEDFTSLVTPSISTVDQNSIGMGEEVARLFLKLLKKGDYYQHKPEKLVFEPSLLVRESSK, translated from the coding sequence GTGAAAAAAACAACCATTTTAGACATCGCCCGGGAGCTTAATATTTCATTTTCGACTGTATCGAGAGCACTCAATGACCATAAGGCTATTAGCGAGCCGACCAAAAAGGCTGTAAGGGAAGCTGCAGACCGAATGGGTTATCAGCCAAATAAGATAGCATCGTCCTTAAGGTCGGGCAAAAGTAAGACAGTAGGTGTACTGGTTCCTCGTCTGGATGTTAGCTTCTTCAGTTCCGTTGTTCACGGTATTGAAGCGGTTATGAATGAAAACGGCTATTCCATTCTTCTTTATCAGTCGCAAGAGCAATATAACAAAGAAAAACAGGGAATTGACACCTTTTTAAACTCACAGGTTGAGGGGATTATTGCATCCATCTCATTGGAAACCGATACGAGCGATGCTTTCGGAGCGGTTATAAAGCATAACATGCCGTTGGCTTTTTTTGATCGGGTTCTACCTGACTTAGAGGTTCCCTCGGTAACGATCAACGATTATCAGGGAGGATTTATCGCCACGGAACATCTTATAAAAAAAGGTTGTAAACGAATTGTACATATTAATCAATACCGTAACGTAAACATCTTTAACGAACGGCTACGAGGTTACCTGGATGCTCTTAAACATTATGGGTTGCCGGTTGATGACGACCTGATTATCAAGGGCGATTTTTCGTTGGACTTTGGACGGCAGTGCGTTCGCGAACTCATTTCCAGGAAAATCGACTTTGATGCTGTTTTTACTTTGGAAGATTTTACAGCGATGGGCGTCGTACAACAGCTAAAGGAATATTCGATCCGTATCCCGGAAGACGTAGCGGTTGTCGGTTTTGCAAACGAAGATTTTACCAGCCTGGTAACACCTTCTATATCGACCGTAGACCAAAACTCTATCGGCATGGGCGAGGAAGTAGCCCGCCTGTTTTTGAAATTGCTCAAAAAAGGGGACTACTATCAACATAAACCCGAAAAGCTCGTATTTGAACCAAGCCTATTAGTCAGGGAGAGCTCCAAATAA
- the purL gene encoding phosphoribosylformylglycinamidine synthase, protein MIYFFLSPTNSIFALQTEQNLSPEDISKLNWLFGGSKVIEDDKLEGTFVGPRSTMVTPWSTNAVEITQNMVIEGVQRIEEFREVDSDFTDFDPMLSQKYLQLNQDIFTIDLKPEAILDIDDIAAFNEQEGLALSEEEVEYLNDLSTRIGRKLTDSEVFGFSQVNSEHCRHKIFNGKFVIDGEEKPLSLFKLIRKTSETNPNDIVSAYKDNVAFLKGPYVQQFAPKRADVADYYKLSEYESVFSLKAETHNFPTTVEPFNGAATGSGGEIRDRLSGGKGSLPLAGTAVYMTSFARLEKNRPWEKAVQEREWLYQTPMDILIKASNGASDFGNKFGQPLIAGSVLTFEHEEDARILGFDKVIMLAGGVGYAKADQAKKGQPKEGDKIVVLGGDNYRIGMGGAAVSSANTGVFGSGIELNAIQRSNPEMQKRAANAVRGMVESDQNDIVSIHDHGAGGHLNCLSELVEETGGHIDLDKLPVGDPTLSAKEIIGNESQERLGLVISEEHIDKLQKIADRERSPMYTVGNVSDDHRFVFQSKTTNVKPMDFMLSDMFGSSPKVVMTDRTVDRSYAPLEYEQDKLPTYLEEVLQLEAVASKDWLTNKVDRCVGGRVAKQQNAGPLHLPLNNCGVMAFDFQGKEGIATSIGHSPLSALIDPAAGSRNSIGESLSNIIWAPLKDGIKSVSLSANWMWPCKNEGEDARLYQAVEACSNFAIELGINIPTGKDSLSMKQKYQDKEVISPGTVIISAAGNCVDVRNVIEPVLNKNGGSLYYINLSSDSYKLGGSSFAQILNKIGNETADIKDAAQFKKAFDVIQDLIKAKKIQAGHDVGSGGLITTLLEMCFADRDLGADIDLSSIGEEDSIKLLFSENISIVFQADESVEGVLKDNGIEFHKIGSVTKKANVTIKNNGNEWSFDIDHLRDVWFKTSYLLDIQQSGEKKAKERFDNYKNHVLNFRFPSHFRGRAPQIDPNKPRPKAAIIREKGSNSEREMANAMYMAGFDVKDVHMTDLISGRETLEDIQFIGAVGGFSNSDVLGSAKGWAGAFLYNEKAKKALNDFFNRPDTLSIGICNGCQLFIELGLINPKHEKKPRMLHNDSGKHESGFTTLTIQENNSIMLSTLAGSTLGVWISNGEGKYDLPYDEGQYNIVGKYSYHTYPANPNGSAYDTAIMCDSTGRHLVTMPHIERSLLQWQWPTYPQGRNDEVSPWMEAFVNAREWIENYQD, encoded by the coding sequence ATGATTTATTTCTTTTTAAGTCCTACTAACTCCATTTTTGCCCTTCAAACAGAGCAAAATTTATCTCCCGAAGACATATCAAAACTGAACTGGCTTTTTGGCGGTTCGAAAGTGATCGAAGATGACAAACTCGAAGGAACTTTTGTTGGACCTCGTTCTACCATGGTTACGCCGTGGAGCACAAATGCTGTAGAAATCACTCAAAACATGGTGATTGAAGGTGTACAACGAATTGAAGAGTTTCGGGAAGTGGATTCTGATTTTACAGACTTCGATCCCATGTTGTCTCAAAAGTATTTGCAATTAAATCAGGATATTTTTACCATTGATCTGAAGCCTGAGGCTATTTTAGATATTGATGACATTGCGGCTTTTAATGAACAGGAAGGTCTTGCGCTGAGTGAAGAAGAAGTTGAGTACTTAAATGATCTCTCGACCCGGATTGGACGAAAGCTGACAGACTCAGAGGTGTTCGGGTTTTCTCAGGTAAACTCTGAACACTGCCGACATAAAATATTCAACGGAAAATTTGTAATCGACGGAGAAGAAAAACCCTTAAGCTTATTTAAGCTGATCCGCAAAACTTCTGAAACGAACCCTAATGATATCGTTTCAGCTTATAAGGATAACGTAGCCTTTTTAAAAGGCCCTTATGTACAACAGTTTGCTCCTAAGCGTGCTGATGTAGCAGACTACTATAAGTTAAGCGAATATGAATCTGTTTTCTCGTTGAAGGCTGAGACACATAACTTCCCAACTACGGTTGAACCATTCAACGGTGCGGCCACTGGGTCTGGAGGTGAGATCAGGGACCGGCTCTCCGGAGGTAAAGGATCGTTGCCTTTAGCGGGAACGGCTGTTTATATGACATCTTTCGCTAGACTGGAAAAGAACAGACCTTGGGAAAAAGCGGTTCAAGAGCGTGAGTGGCTGTACCAAACACCGATGGATATCCTGATCAAGGCTTCAAACGGGGCTTCTGATTTTGGTAATAAGTTTGGCCAACCATTAATTGCCGGTTCGGTACTAACCTTTGAACATGAAGAGGATGCCAGAATCTTAGGTTTTGACAAAGTAATTATGCTCGCGGGCGGTGTGGGTTACGCAAAAGCCGATCAAGCAAAAAAAGGCCAACCAAAAGAGGGTGATAAAATTGTCGTACTGGGTGGAGATAACTATCGTATTGGGATGGGCGGTGCAGCTGTTTCTTCGGCGAACACAGGAGTTTTTGGCTCTGGTATCGAATTGAACGCCATCCAACGCTCAAACCCCGAAATGCAAAAAAGAGCGGCCAACGCAGTTCGCGGCATGGTGGAAAGCGATCAAAATGATATTGTATCGATCCACGACCATGGTGCAGGCGGGCATCTCAATTGTTTATCAGAACTAGTGGAAGAGACCGGTGGCCATATTGATTTGGACAAGTTGCCGGTAGGTGACCCAACGCTATCTGCGAAGGAGATTATTGGCAATGAATCTCAGGAACGATTGGGCTTGGTAATCAGTGAAGAGCATATTGATAAACTACAAAAAATAGCGGATCGGGAGCGCTCACCGATGTATACGGTTGGGAATGTTAGCGATGATCATCGTTTTGTTTTTCAGTCGAAAACAACCAATGTGAAGCCAATGGACTTTATGTTGAGTGATATGTTTGGCAGTTCACCAAAAGTAGTCATGACAGATCGGACTGTCGACCGCAGCTATGCTCCACTCGAATATGAACAAGATAAATTGCCGACTTATTTAGAAGAAGTCTTGCAGCTAGAGGCAGTAGCTTCAAAAGACTGGTTAACGAATAAGGTGGACCGCTGTGTTGGCGGACGGGTGGCAAAGCAACAAAATGCCGGCCCACTGCATCTGCCGCTGAATAACTGTGGGGTGATGGCGTTCGACTTTCAGGGAAAAGAGGGAATCGCAACTTCGATCGGGCACTCCCCTCTCTCCGCATTGATCGACCCAGCTGCTGGTAGTCGAAACTCTATCGGAGAGTCTCTTTCTAATATCATCTGGGCTCCTCTTAAGGATGGTATCAAAAGTGTGTCACTCTCTGCCAACTGGATGTGGCCATGTAAAAACGAAGGTGAAGACGCGCGCTTATACCAGGCCGTTGAGGCTTGCTCTAATTTTGCAATTGAATTGGGGATTAACATACCGACCGGTAAGGATTCTCTTTCCATGAAGCAAAAATATCAGGACAAAGAAGTGATCTCTCCGGGAACGGTGATTATCTCAGCCGCCGGGAATTGTGTGGATGTGAGAAACGTAATTGAACCGGTTTTAAACAAAAATGGAGGGTCTCTTTATTATATTAACCTATCGAGCGACTCCTATAAATTGGGAGGGTCATCTTTCGCTCAGATCTTAAATAAAATCGGTAACGAAACGGCAGACATCAAAGATGCTGCTCAGTTCAAAAAAGCGTTTGATGTTATCCAGGATCTTATCAAAGCGAAAAAAATACAGGCGGGTCATGATGTTGGCAGCGGCGGCTTAATTACGACTTTATTGGAAATGTGCTTTGCCGACCGTGACTTGGGTGCTGATATTGACTTGAGCAGCATCGGAGAAGAGGATAGCATTAAGCTCTTGTTCTCGGAAAACATCTCGATTGTATTCCAGGCAGATGAATCTGTAGAGGGGGTATTAAAAGACAACGGTATTGAATTTCATAAAATCGGCAGCGTTACAAAAAAAGCAAACGTAACGATCAAGAACAATGGGAATGAGTGGAGTTTTGATATTGACCACCTTCGGGATGTTTGGTTTAAAACTTCCTACTTGCTTGATATTCAGCAAAGTGGAGAGAAAAAAGCTAAAGAACGCTTTGACAACTACAAAAACCATGTGCTGAACTTCAGGTTCCCGTCGCATTTCCGCGGCCGTGCACCACAGATCGATCCGAACAAACCACGACCGAAAGCGGCTATTATCCGTGAAAAAGGTAGTAACTCTGAACGGGAAATGGCCAATGCCATGTATATGGCGGGCTTTGATGTCAAAGATGTGCATATGACTGACTTGATTTCTGGCAGGGAAACGCTGGAGGACATCCAATTTATCGGCGCGGTAGGCGGATTTTCCAACTCGGATGTTCTGGGTTCAGCAAAAGGCTGGGCTGGTGCATTTCTTTACAACGAGAAAGCAAAAAAAGCATTGAATGATTTCTTTAACAGACCAGATACGCTGTCGATTGGTATCTGTAACGGCTGTCAGTTGTTTATCGAGCTGGGTCTGATTAATCCAAAACACGAGAAAAAGCCACGAATGTTGCATAATGACAGTGGCAAACATGAAAGTGGATTTACGACCCTGACTATTCAGGAGAATAACTCTATTATGCTATCTACCTTGGCGGGAAGTACACTCGGTGTTTGGATTTCAAACGGTGAAGGGAAATATGATCTGCCTTATGATGAAGGTCAGTATAACATCGTAGGGAAATATAGCTATCACACCTACCCTGCTAACCCCAATGGATCTGCCTACGACACAGCGATTATGTGTGATTCAACCGGTAGGCACTTAGTGACCATGCCGCACATTGAGCGCTCGCTCCTGCAATGGCAATGGCCAACATATCCGCAAGGAAGGAACGATGAAGTTTCGCCTTGGATGGAAGCTTTTGTGAACGCGAGAGAATGGATCGAAAATTATCAGGATTAG
- a CDS encoding YeiH family protein — protein MSNKIKAIVHEDWAVVILGLLSIAIILSGFVVPVPTFKWTSLSDIGTTILSTVNLQNIGVQYLFMLVIAILGAWLTGKRMFGFVKGFTIVYLLTLFALLITGNSVVVSLNLEAVIFSLAIGLFISNFFVLPQWFKDTLSTELFVKVGLVLLGTQVIFSNILEAGALGLIQAIAVVLSVWYFAFWLCKKMKIDSELTMMISSAVSICGVSAAIATSGAIQGDSKKLSYVISMVLITAIPMMIFMPYLAHYMGLSQEVTGAWLGGSIDTTGAVVASGSLVGEEALKISTIVKFSQNVMLGLAAFAISIYWTLTQTTNSDGSRPEKPTLGVIWERFPKFVIGFVAASLLFSFFISPETVNAVKGSIKSVQGLWFALAFTSIGLETNFNDLFKQNSKKPLYAFMIAQGFNVIVTLIIAYILFN, from the coding sequence ATGTCTAATAAAATTAAAGCTATTGTCCATGAAGACTGGGCAGTTGTAATCTTGGGACTACTCAGTATCGCTATCATTTTGTCTGGATTCGTTGTTCCGGTGCCAACATTTAAATGGACTTCGCTTAGCGATATTGGAACAACTATTTTAAGTACTGTCAATTTACAAAATATAGGTGTCCAATACCTGTTTATGCTAGTGATCGCGATTCTTGGTGCTTGGTTAACTGGAAAACGCATGTTCGGATTTGTCAAGGGTTTCACAATCGTTTATTTGCTTACCCTATTTGCACTTCTGATTACCGGAAACAGTGTGGTCGTGTCGCTGAACCTCGAAGCCGTTATCTTTAGTTTGGCTATCGGTTTATTTATTAGCAACTTCTTTGTTCTGCCCCAATGGTTTAAAGACACCTTATCTACAGAGCTTTTTGTTAAGGTAGGTCTCGTTCTTTTAGGTACTCAGGTGATTTTTTCCAATATTTTAGAAGCTGGAGCATTAGGACTGATACAAGCCATCGCTGTGGTTCTTTCTGTATGGTATTTCGCATTTTGGCTTTGTAAGAAAATGAAAATCGACAGCGAGCTTACCATGATGATATCCAGTGCAGTGTCCATTTGCGGTGTTTCAGCAGCAATTGCGACTTCCGGTGCTATTCAAGGGGACTCAAAAAAGTTGTCTTATGTTATTTCCATGGTACTGATTACTGCCATCCCGATGATGATCTTTATGCCTTACTTAGCACATTACATGGGATTATCGCAAGAGGTCACTGGCGCGTGGCTCGGCGGTAGTATTGACACGACCGGAGCAGTGGTTGCCTCGGGCTCATTAGTAGGAGAGGAAGCATTAAAAATTAGCACCATTGTTAAGTTTTCTCAGAATGTAATGTTGGGTTTAGCTGCTTTTGCCATCAGTATTTATTGGACCCTGACCCAAACCACAAACTCCGACGGCAGTCGCCCTGAAAAGCCAACTTTAGGGGTTATTTGGGAGCGCTTCCCTAAGTTCGTTATCGGTTTCGTGGCGGCATCGTTGTTATTCTCCTTTTTTATTTCGCCGGAGACGGTGAACGCTGTCAAGGGAAGCATAAAAAGTGTACAAGGACTTTGGTTTGCCTTGGCATTCACCAGCATTGGCTTAGAAACCAACTTTAATGACCTCTTTAAGCAGAACAGTAAAAAGCCATTGTATGCATTTATGATTGCACAAGGCTTTAATGTTATTGTCACCCTCATTATCGCCTACATCCTGTTCAACTAA
- a CDS encoding META domain-containing protein — translation MKKIFLFIALIFGASLITACSIFQKKQVNQNSDHSGNFDKTITEKYWKLTELNGQPVSGDFNKEPHFILKKEDNRVTGNGSCNGFGGSYTLDEEKGRISFSNLFSTRMACPDMSVEQAFMDVLSKVDNYSLHGDTLTLNKARMAPLAKFEAVYFN, via the coding sequence ATGAAAAAAATCTTTTTATTTATCGCGTTGATTTTTGGCGCTTCGCTCATCACCGCTTGTTCCATTTTTCAGAAAAAACAGGTGAATCAAAACTCTGATCATTCAGGCAATTTCGATAAAACGATAACTGAGAAATACTGGAAATTGACCGAGCTCAACGGTCAGCCTGTTTCAGGCGACTTCAATAAAGAGCCTCATTTTATTCTTAAAAAAGAGGATAACCGGGTCACCGGAAATGGTAGTTGCAATGGTTTTGGTGGAAGTTATACGCTCGACGAGGAAAAAGGCCGCATCTCGTTTTCGAATTTATTCTCTACAAGAATGGCTTGCCCAGATATGTCTGTTGAACAAGCTTTTATGGATGTTCTGAGTAAAGTTGATAATTATTCGCTGCATGGTGATACGTTGACGCTTAATAAGGCGCGGATGGCACCGCTGGCAAAATTTGAAGCTGTTTATTTTAACTAG